Part of the Labrenzia sp. PHM005 genome is shown below.
AGCCGCCATGCCGGCACCACGCCGCGCAATCTGCAGCTGATTTTCAAACGGGAATTGGACCGGACGCCGGTTCAATACTTGCAAGACTGTCGGCTGAACCTGGCGCGGCATCTTCTGCTGGCGGGGAACGGACATCTTCCGATTAGCGAAGTGGCAGAGCTTTCCGGGCACCGGCATCTCGGCCGGTTTTCGGTCGCTTACAAAAAACGCTTCGGAGAGTCGCCGCGCATAACCGCGCGCAGCAAGATGTATTGTTAGGCCGTGTGGACGAATTGGAGATGTCTCTCACCAGTTTCGGCTATTCTGAAGGTGAAAGAACGAAAATTTGGAATAAAACCTAGTTGGGAAGTGTTATATTCTTTGGCGTTTGAGTGAGTGGTTCGAAATAAGGCGAATTGCGGCGGTTTTGCCTTGATAATTCCTTGAACTTTTAATCTTGCGTCCATGTTACGCGCGATATCGCTGCCTAGTCTTGAGTTGTTAAGTACTCAATAGGCAGGGAACACATGGCCGGAACATATCAAGACTTCTTGTCTGCTTTACTGGCATTTGAATCTGGATGGGACCGGGCGCGCTACGACGCCGGTATCATACAGGATTGGCAACTTGATCAATGGGCTGGCGGCCCGGTGCAAAACCGGTTTCCGCAGTATTCGAGCTGGTCTCAGCTGACCGATGCCGAATGGGAGACAATGGCCTACCAGTCTCAGAATTCGCTTGGCTTTGTCGGCTTTCAGTTCGGTGAAGCACTGCTCATCGATCTTGGCTACTACGACGACACTGTTTTTTATGGAAACGGGGCTGCCACCAACACCTGGGATGGGACCTGGACCGGGAAGAACGGCGTGAACTCCTTTGCGGACTTCACAACCAAGGCCGCCCAGGTTGTCGCGATCCAGGAAGCCTTTGGTTACAATCTTCAGGTCATCGAAAACCAGCTCGCAAACAGCGGCCAATCGCTGAGCGACTATATCGGCCAGACTGCGACCTACACGCAGAACGGCCAGACGGTGACGGTTGAGCTGACATTGACCGGGATAATGGCCGCAGCGCACTTGCGAGGTGCCTGGGGCACAGCATCCCTTCTGCAAAGCGGGGCGGTCAGCACCGATGAATATGGCACGTCCATTCTGCAGTATATGGAGCAGTTCGGCGGTTTTGATGTTCCGACCGTTGCTGAGGCGATTGCCTTCTATGAGAGCCGTTTGACCGGGGATGAAGGGCTTGGAACGCCAGACGGCGGAACGCCCGGTACCCCGGGGACGCCAGGAAATGGGGGCAATGGGTCGGCTGATGTAGACGAAGGTTCTGCGGACGTCGTGATCACCTGGTCTTGGGGACAGGACACGGTTGTTTCGAACTTCGATCCTGCGACCGGCAGCATCTTCGTTGACTGGATTGGTGCGGCCGAACTCACAGTTACCCAGACGGCAACCGGTGTTGTGTTTGCCGTAGCATCCAACAATCAGACCGCAACCCTTCAAGGGGTGCAGCTGTCTGATCTCAGCCCCTCCAATTTCACCGTCCTGGATTCTGGGACAGCCAGCAAGATTTTCGGTTTGATCGGTCAGGATAGCGGAACGCCCGATCCCGAAGTGCCGGTGGATCCAGATCCTGTTGATCCGGATCCCGAGGTCCCGGTTGACCCTGATCCGGTCGATCCTGATCCCGTTGACCCGGACCCGGTTGATCCCGCACCGGCCCCGCCCACTGATCCGGGCAGCTGGAACGGAACCGCTGGGGTCACGGCGGCAAATGCTTCGGTTGTGATCACCTGGGCGTGGGGCACGGATCGTGTCGTGTCCAACTTCAACCCACAAAGTGACACCATCTTCATCGACTGGTTTGGGCCGGACGCGATCGATGTCACGGAAGTCAATGGCAACGTGATTTTCACGATGGCATCGAACAATCAGACCGTGACGCTGCAAGGGGTTACATTGAACGATCTGTCTGCCTCGAATTTCACGATCCAGAGCACGGAAACCGGCCGGGAAATCCTGTCGCAGGTGGGAACAGGTTCTGGGCCTGGCACGCCGGACATGCCCGATAATCCAGACATGCCGGATATGCCGGATGGGGCGCAAATGATCATGATCATGCCGAACAGCCCATCCCGTGTGATCCCGGATTTTGATCCGGCGGGTGGGGACATGCTTCATCTTGAAGCCGGTGTCATTGCGGAACGCCTTGAGATTCAGGATACGGCAAACGGTCTGACGGTTACCGTCTACACAGCTACCGGCGAGGTTGCCAACACAACCGTGCTGACGGACGTGTCACTAGCGGACATGACCATGAGCAACTTCATGTTGGCTGAAGAATCGGCTCTCAATGAAGTCGCCAGTCTGCTGGGTCAAACTATCGAGACACCGGACGCCGGTGGGTTCGATGTGATCTATGATGCGGATGGGTCCAACACGCCGGTTCCGTCCGGTGCAAGTGATCTCGGTGGCGTCAAATGGGCCGCGGAGTTTGGCAAGGATGATATCGTTGGCTTTAACCCGGCCGCGGATCAGCTCGACTTCGGCAATGCTTCGGTTCATGGCCTGATCTTGAACATGACCCCCAACGGTGAGCCTATCGTCGATAATCCGTGGGGGCCGGACATGCAAATCCTGCAAGGTGTCCAGCTCGCGGATCTCACCATTGAGAGCTTTGGCGTGGTCGGCAACGAGCACCTGCGTCAGGATCTCGGCGGCGTTCTTTCCTGGGAAAAGGGCATCGGCCCGCGGGATGGCGACACGGTCTATATCCGCTCTCATGAATACGGGCAGGCCGAAGTCATCAACGGGTTTGATCCGGCGACACAGAAGATCAGTTTCCTTTATTTCGGCACACGCGAGCGCTTGAGCGTTGAGGATACGCCGAATGGAATGGTCATCAGTGTCCTGCCGAGTGGTCAGAGCTTCACCTTCACCGGTGTTCAAAAAGCCGATCTCATTCCGGGCAATCTGGAGTTCCATTTCGATCAGGTAATGGAAGACAATCTGGAGGCCCCGTTCGGGATTGATCAAAACGATGTGTCGTTGGTGTCTCGGGAGGCGTTGCTGACGCCGGAAGCGCCGGCCGGTCAAGGGACTGACGGGTTCCAGGTTCGTGAAGGTGTTGGCGCTGTCCCTGGCACCGGTACCCCGGATACACAAGACGCGCCCGATACATCAGACACTTCGGAAGTTCCAACGCCGCCGGCCACAACGGTCCCTCCGTCTACTTCGGACATGATCAACCTTGGATCGGGTGCCGATACAGTGGCAATTACCTGGGATTGGGGAAGGGAAGTCTCGGTGCTGAACTTTGATGCCTCTGAGGATCTACTGGATTTCAGCAGCTTGTCAGCCAATGACATCTCGCTCCAGGAGATCGGGACTGATCTGACGATCACCGTTCAGAACAATGGCGGACACACCTATGTGCTGGAAAACATCCAGGCTGAGGATTTGTCGCTCGCTAACCTGACAGCGGCAGACTGGAACACTGTTGTGTCCGATGCCGGAGGCGTCGCTGACCAGCTTCGTGCTCTCGGAAACACAGACTTCCTATTGTGAGATAACGAAGTGTTTTGAGCGCCGCGAAGAGCGCATGCTCAAACTTACGCCGCGGTTTTTCCGCGGCGTTTTTTGTATCCACAAGTCTTTGAGGTAGGCGGAAGTCTGGGCTTCTCATCGCTGCGCCCGCGTCAAACCTCCGTATTTCTGCGACTCCGATTCTACAATTCTGTCAAGGCTTCATTAAGCATGTTGGGCGTAAGGTCGCTCGACGGGGTCGTGTGCGATCAAATCGACCAGGAATCCATGAGATTCCATTGACCGCCCATGAAAACCCATGGTATCCCATAGTTACCCAGAATGGGGAGTGCGGGCCCGTATGTATTGGGCTCAGGACATGACTTAACGAGCTGGCAAGAGCTGCCGTCGCAATTTGCATGTCCTGACAGGGTTCAGCCCGTTTCTTTCATTCATGGGTGTTTATGGGGTTTGAGCGGACGGGGGTCCGCGGCGGGGATGTATGGCCGGCTTTGTTTCGCATTTTACCAACCGGCTGGATGCCAAGGGTCGCGTGTCGATCCCGGCAGCCTTCCGCGCGGTATTGGCGAGAGACGGGTTTGAAGGTCTTTATTGTATCTCATCAGCGCATTGCCCGGCAGTGGATGCCGGCGGCAATCAGCTTGTTGAAGAGATCCAGAACCGCGCCCAGCAATTTGCCAAACTCACCCCGGACCACGACATGCTGGCTGCAGCGCTTTTTGGCGCCAGTGAGATCATCAAGATCGATGGAGATGGCCGGATGATCCTCTCCGATATGATCCGGGATCACGCGGGTTTGACCGATCAGGTCACCTTTGTCGGCATGGATTACAAGTTTCAGATCTGGGAACCGGAAAAGTTCCGCGAGTATCGCGCAGAGGCCCAAAAGCGCGCGCTCGCAATGCTGTCGGGTCAACTCCCGGCATCCTCACAAGGAGAGCCAGTATGATGGCGCTCGGCGACAAGAAGGACGTTCTTGACGCTGGCGGACCAGAGCGCCACGTGCCGGTTCTCCTCGATGAGGTTCTGGAATGGCTTGCTCCGCAGCCTGGAAAGGTCATCGTCGACGGGACATTCGGGGCAGGTGGCTATTCCCGCAAGCTTTTGGACGCTGGCGCAACGGTGGTCGGTATCGACCGGGATCCGGATGCGATCGCTGGTGGACAGGAGCTGGTCAAGCAATCTGAGGGCCGGCTCATCCTGGTGCCTGGTCAATTTGCCGATCTTGAAACCCATGCCCGCGACAACGGGTTTGACGGCGTAGATGGCGTCGTTCTCGATCTCGGCGTATCGTCCATGCAGTTGGATGAAGCTGACCGGGGTTTTTCTTTCCTGCGGGATGGGCCGCTCGACATGCGGATGGAGCAGGCGGGGCCGTCGGCGGCCGATGTCGTCAATGAGCTGCCGGTGCGCGACCTCATCCGGATTATCGGTCTTTTGGGCGAGGAAAAACGCGCCACATCTGTCGCGCATGCCATAGACAATGCGCGTAAGGAAAAGCCGTTTTCCCGAACGCTTGAGCTCGCCAATTTGATCGAGAAGGTGCTGGGCCGGTCGCCGAAGAAGGCTCAGATCCATCCGGCAACCCGGACGTTTCAGGCGCTCCGGATTTACGTGAATGGCGAATTACATCAGGCGGCAAAGGCTTTAGGGGCAGCTGAGCAGATTTTGAAGCCGGGCGGTCGCCTTGTTCTGGTGAGCTTCCATTCGCTGGAAGACCGGATTGTCAAAAGGTTCTTCCAGGATCGCACCAAAACACGGGGCGGTGGGTCGCGGCATATGCCGGAAGAAGAAGTGCCGCCGGCAACATTTGAAAATCTGACACGCAAGGCCGTCGAGGCGCGAGATACGGAGACCGATGCCAATCCCCGTGCACGCTCGGCCAAGCTGCGCGCTGGGCGCCGCACAGATGCTCCAGCCCGCGAGCTGGACATTCATGCGGCCG
Proteins encoded:
- the rsmH gene encoding 16S rRNA (cytosine(1402)-N(4))-methyltransferase RsmH — translated: MMALGDKKDVLDAGGPERHVPVLLDEVLEWLAPQPGKVIVDGTFGAGGYSRKLLDAGATVVGIDRDPDAIAGGQELVKQSEGRLILVPGQFADLETHARDNGFDGVDGVVLDLGVSSMQLDEADRGFSFLRDGPLDMRMEQAGPSAADVVNELPVRDLIRIIGLLGEEKRATSVAHAIDNARKEKPFSRTLELANLIEKVLGRSPKKAQIHPATRTFQALRIYVNGELHQAAKALGAAEQILKPGGRLVLVSFHSLEDRIVKRFFQDRTKTRGGGSRHMPEEEVPPATFENLTRKAVEARDTETDANPRARSAKLRAGRRTDAPARELDIHAAGVPRLAAFHGLGG
- a CDS encoding division/cell wall cluster transcriptional repressor MraZ, giving the protein MAGFVSHFTNRLDAKGRVSIPAAFRAVLARDGFEGLYCISSAHCPAVDAGGNQLVEEIQNRAQQFAKLTPDHDMLAAALFGASEIIKIDGDGRMILSDMIRDHAGLTDQVTFVGMDYKFQIWEPEKFREYRAEAQKRALAMLSGQLPASSQGEPV